From the genome of Kluyveromyces lactis strain NRRL Y-1140 chromosome F complete sequence:
TAGCTATTTAAATTTGACTAGAGAAAGGCTGTTTCAAAGTTATAAGCATTTCAACGCACGGTATGTAACAGGCCGTTTATTCTACTAGCATCTGGCTCAAAGCTTGAGAAGGACGATCGCTGACAGGATCACAAACAGgaaacgaaaagaaaaaattgaaaatgaaaaattcaatacAGAAAGcgcatctcatctcaaCGCATATATTTGGCCAATAGAGGAAATTACTTACAGAGGAAGACACATGTCCTCATAACCCCGATAATAATGTCCTTTGCATTTGGCTTCTCTAACGAAGATTtcagtgatgatgaactaGATATTGCCAATCAAAATACAGATGATAAGCCATCTACTTCTGTCCCTCGAATCAATCCATTGGATTCCGAAGTGTTACTAGGAGAATCAGTGAATCAACCCAAATATATTGATCTGGATGATCTACTACGTTCACTCGCGAATGTCCGTCtatcttttgaagaagtgcAAACTCCAACAACAAACTCTGTTCTTTACAGACGTGAACTATTTGACGTTAAACATCAATTGATGTCAGAAGTGGATTCAGGCACAAATAATGTTGAATTGGAGATTTTGATGGGTGAAACCAATGAAGATTTGAGGAGAAATGTGTACGAAGGTGGTTTGAAATCATGGGAATGTTCAATAGATCTAGTAGACTCATTTGTTAAAAATCCAGCACAAATTTCCCAGTGTCAAAATATAATAGAGCTAGGATGTGGGACGTCGCTTCCATCggaatttctttttatGGAATATCTAAGATCCAACATCAATACCGGGATTAATTTCACATTATGTGACTATAATGAAAGTGTGATTAGATTGGTATCCATTCCAAATTTGATCGTATCCTGGGCGAAAACTGTGATCAGTAATGAACAATGGATAGAGCTACAAGCTTCTGAAGATTCGAACATCCCAATCGCCTCTGATGAATTACTTCTGACAGAAAAATTACTTGAAGCTTTCAAGTCTGATTTAGAATTTAGAAATGTATCGTTTTCGTTCATTTCAGGTTCTTGGGGAAGGAAATTCATGGATGTTTTAATTGAACACAAGGCTACCCCGTTATCAAACACCTTAATATTAACCGCAGAAACTATATATCAGCCTGATACGCTCCCGGTTATATCAGAAACCTTAATTGAGCTAATCGTGGATAAC
Proteins encoded in this window:
- the HPM1 gene encoding protein-histidine N-methyltransferase (similar to uniprot|P40481 Saccharomyces cerevisiae YIL110W Putative S-adenosylmethionine-dependent methyltransferase of the seven beta-strand family), with amino-acid sequence MSFAFGFSNEDFSDDELDIANQNTDDKPSTSVPRINPLDSEVLLGESVNQPKYIDLDDLLRSLANVRLSFEEVQTPTTNSVLYRRELFDVKHQLMSEVDSGTNNVELEILMGETNEDLRRNVYEGGLKSWECSIDLVDSFVKNPAQISQCQNIIELGCGTSLPSEFLFMEYLRSNINTGINFTLCDYNESVIRLVSIPNLIVSWAKTVISNEQWIELQASEDSNIPIASDELLLTEKLLEAFKSDLEFRNVSFSFISGSWGRKFMDVLIEHKATPLSNTLILTAETIYQPDTLPVISETLIELIVDNKKNSYPVKCLLAAKDIYFGVGGSIVDFENYIAKRIATDNLPLCLNKFKVNAGLKRSIVLIE